One region of Hoeflea sp. 108 genomic DNA includes:
- a CDS encoding DNA polymerase III subunit delta', with translation MMFERIAPEQHDTLDGVPEPAENPHLYGHEQAVSMLTAAYRAGKLPHALIFAGPVGIGKATLAFHLASYLLRHPDHRNAPEAFVAPDPGSAQFRQVASGAHPGVLHLTRPQNDKTKGFKTVVTVDEIRKVSRFLSMTSHDGSYRVVIVDPADDMNVNAANALLKNLEEPPARTLFILIVHAPGNLLPTIRSRCQTIRLTPLDDASLLSALAGTDQLAPDEPQARAALVERAGGSVRGAILLTQYGGLDIADALDKAVSGGRTGIADAHKLADVVAGRDSAIQFEIFNRRALDLLAESAADAARSSELARANALADAWQDAQNAISETETYNLDKKQHVLAMIDRLNAAMRM, from the coding sequence CTGATGTTCGAACGCATCGCACCCGAACAGCACGACACCCTCGACGGCGTACCGGAGCCAGCAGAGAACCCGCATCTCTATGGTCACGAACAGGCTGTCTCGATGCTGACTGCAGCCTATCGCGCCGGCAAGCTGCCGCATGCGCTGATCTTCGCCGGACCGGTCGGCATCGGCAAGGCGACGCTCGCCTTTCATCTCGCCAGCTACCTGCTGCGCCATCCTGACCATCGCAACGCGCCCGAGGCGTTCGTCGCGCCGGATCCGGGCTCGGCGCAGTTCCGTCAGGTCGCATCGGGCGCCCATCCTGGTGTGCTGCACCTGACGCGGCCGCAGAACGACAAGACCAAGGGTTTCAAGACGGTTGTGACCGTCGATGAGATCCGCAAGGTCTCGCGTTTCCTGTCGATGACCTCGCATGACGGCAGCTACAGGGTCGTGATCGTCGACCCGGCCGACGACATGAACGTCAATGCCGCCAATGCCTTGCTGAAGAACCTTGAAGAGCCGCCGGCGCGCACGCTGTTCATCCTGATCGTGCATGCGCCGGGCAACCTTTTGCCCACCATCCGATCGCGTTGCCAGACGATCCGGCTGACGCCGCTCGACGATGCGAGCCTTTTGTCGGCTTTGGCCGGCACCGATCAGCTAGCGCCCGACGAGCCGCAAGCGCGGGCAGCACTTGTTGAACGGGCAGGGGGGAGCGTGCGCGGCGCGATCCTGCTGACCCAGTATGGCGGCCTTGATATCGCCGATGCGCTCGACAAGGCGGTGTCGGGCGGGCGCACCGGGATAGCCGACGCACACAAGCTCGCCGACGTGGTTGCCGGACGCGACAGCGCCATCCAGTTCGAGATCTTCAACCGCCGGGCGCTGGACCTGCTCGCCGAAAGCGCGGCGGATGCTGCGCGCAGCTCCGAGTTGGCCCGGGCCAATGCTCTGGCTGACGCTTGGCAGGACGCGCAGAACGCGATATCTGAGACCGAGACCTACAATCTCGACAAGAAGCAGCACGTACTGGCCATGATCGACCGCTTGAATGCCGCAATGCGAATGTGA
- a CDS encoding DUF2161 family putative PD-(D/E)XK-type phosphodiesterase, protein MLETALYAPVKRFLEDLGFSVKGEIGGCDLLALSAEAPPIVVVCELKLQFNLELILQGVDRAAAADEVWLAARMSPRGKGREGDRRFRNLCRRLGFGLLGVFDDGRVEVLISPDAPAPRRDPKRRSRLVNEHRRRQGDPVRGGSTRAPIMTAYRQDALKCAAALSDGPKRPRDLTPDVGRAPKILLDNVYGWFARVDRGIYDLTDVGREALLRWPQAAPAVAAES, encoded by the coding sequence TTGCTCGAAACGGCGCTATATGCCCCGGTCAAACGCTTCCTCGAGGACCTTGGCTTTTCGGTCAAGGGCGAGATCGGCGGCTGCGACCTGCTGGCCTTGAGCGCGGAGGCGCCACCCATCGTCGTGGTCTGCGAGCTCAAGCTGCAGTTCAATCTCGAGCTCATCCTCCAGGGCGTCGACCGTGCCGCGGCAGCCGACGAGGTCTGGCTGGCGGCCCGCATGTCGCCGCGCGGCAAGGGCCGCGAAGGTGACAGGCGCTTCCGCAATCTCTGCCGCAGGCTCGGCTTCGGCCTGCTCGGCGTCTTCGACGACGGGCGCGTCGAGGTGCTGATAAGCCCCGATGCTCCAGCCCCCAGGCGCGACCCGAAGCGGCGTTCGCGGCTGGTCAACGAACATCGTCGCCGTCAAGGCGACCCGGTGCGAGGCGGCAGCACGCGCGCGCCGATCATGACGGCCTATCGCCAGGACGCGCTGAAATGCGCGGCTGCCCTTTCCGACGGGCCAAAACGTCCGCGTGACCTGACGCCTGATGTCGGACGTGCGCCCAAGATCCTGCTCGACAATGTCTACGGCTGGTTCGCACGCGTCGACCGGGGCATCTACGACCTGACCGATGTCGGGCGCGAAGCCCTTTTGCGCTGGCCGCAGGCCGCTCCGGCAGTTGCTGCCGAGAGCTAG
- the tmk gene encoding dTMP kinase, whose product MARGFFITFEGGEGAGKSTQIERLAAKLRDKRYDIIVTREPGGSPGAEAVRHVLLSGAAEPFGPEMEALLFAAARSDHVEQVIRPAVERGAIVLCDRFLDSSRVYQGVTGNLDPDFMAAVERVAINGMMPDMTLILDLDPAEGLRRATARRGADIADRFEKETLEIHQRRRDAYLAIAASEPERCVVIDAAQTPENVENAITAAVFAGLEQRAASSDRARADA is encoded by the coding sequence GTGGCGCGCGGCTTCTTCATCACATTCGAGGGCGGCGAGGGGGCAGGCAAGTCGACCCAGATCGAGCGTCTGGCCGCCAAGCTGCGCGACAAGCGCTACGACATCATCGTCACCCGCGAGCCCGGTGGATCGCCCGGCGCCGAAGCTGTGCGTCATGTGCTGTTGTCGGGCGCTGCCGAACCCTTCGGCCCCGAAATGGAGGCGCTGCTTTTTGCCGCCGCCCGCTCTGATCATGTCGAGCAGGTCATCCGCCCTGCGGTCGAACGCGGCGCCATCGTGCTGTGCGACCGCTTCCTCGATTCCTCGCGCGTCTACCAGGGCGTAACGGGCAATCTCGATCCCGATTTCATGGCGGCCGTCGAGCGCGTAGCGATCAACGGCATGATGCCCGACATGACGCTGATCCTCGATCTCGACCCGGCGGAAGGGCTGAGGCGGGCCACGGCGCGTCGCGGCGCAGACATCGCCGACCGGTTCGAGAAGGAAACACTCGAAATCCACCAACGGCGGCGCGATGCCTATCTGGCCATCGCCGCAAGCGAACCAGAGCGCTGCGTGGTGATCGATGCGGCGCAGACGCCCGAGAATGTGGAGAACGCCATCACAGCGGCGGTGTTTGCCGGACTGGAGCAGCGTGCGGCAAGCAGCGACCGGGCGAGGGCGGACGCCTGA
- a CDS encoding septal ring lytic transglycosylase RlpA family protein, translating into MQHSTRKRLGRAATITLLAATAAFVAGCASKPTVTAGKKRPKEYFAESEYGVKASPRVTTAMSNLPRGGGRDQTGKPYKVRGKWYYPKEDRNYAAMGPASWYGDAFHGRLTANGEIYDMTHLTAAHPTMPLPSYARVTNTKNGSSVIVRVNDRGPYSNDRVIDLSKRAAEMLDYAHSGTADVKVEYVGRAPLDGQDDRYLLASYRPGKGANDPTNIGLPAGVMVAMNGPTPSAAVGNAPAFPVAMASVVPLPTSAPVNTLAAQAAQFEEPAADMAPQGQGVVNIVLPEFGPIAPERPEGIHGQPTRMALATLGYASERVATASRAFSALEGKGMSSNDIVDSWKRLNPGPRAMNENAEPYVSAGTFESDEEARRVAKALSAYGRIAVDHTEFDGKTWYSVDLYPNKATSLDAALKAAWSHGAPDAFAVHD; encoded by the coding sequence ATGCAGCATTCGACGCGGAAGCGCCTCGGTCGCGCAGCCACGATCACGCTCCTTGCTGCGACTGCGGCATTCGTTGCCGGATGCGCCTCAAAGCCGACAGTGACCGCCGGCAAGAAGCGCCCGAAGGAGTATTTTGCCGAGTCCGAATATGGCGTGAAGGCAAGTCCGCGCGTCACAACTGCTATGTCGAACCTGCCGCGCGGCGGTGGTCGCGACCAGACCGGCAAGCCCTACAAAGTGCGCGGCAAGTGGTACTATCCCAAGGAAGACCGGAACTATGCCGCCATGGGTCCGGCATCCTGGTACGGTGATGCCTTCCACGGCCGCCTGACCGCCAATGGCGAAATCTACGACATGACGCACCTGACCGCGGCGCACCCGACCATGCCGCTGCCGAGCTATGCGCGCGTCACCAACACCAAGAACGGCTCGTCGGTGATCGTACGTGTCAACGACCGCGGCCCTTACTCGAACGACCGGGTGATAGATCTTTCCAAGCGCGCCGCCGAAATGCTCGACTATGCCCATAGCGGCACTGCCGACGTGAAGGTGGAATATGTCGGCCGGGCGCCGCTCGACGGCCAGGACGACCGCTATCTGCTGGCTTCCTACAGGCCGGGCAAGGGCGCGAACGATCCGACCAATATCGGCCTGCCTGCGGGCGTGATGGTGGCGATGAACGGCCCGACCCCGAGCGCTGCCGTCGGCAACGCGCCGGCATTCCCGGTGGCGATGGCATCGGTTGTTCCGCTGCCCACAAGCGCTCCCGTCAACACGCTTGCGGCACAGGCAGCCCAGTTCGAGGAGCCGGCCGCTGACATGGCGCCGCAAGGGCAGGGCGTCGTCAACATCGTACTGCCGGAGTTCGGCCCGATCGCACCGGAGCGGCCAGAGGGCATTCACGGCCAGCCGACCCGCATGGCACTCGCAACCCTTGGCTACGCCAGCGAGCGCGTCGCGACAGCCTCGCGTGCCTTTTCGGCGCTCGAAGGCAAGGGCATGTCGTCCAATGACATCGTCGATTCGTGGAAGCGCCTGAACCCCGGCCCGCGCGCCATGAATGAAAACGCCGAGCCTTACGTCTCTGCAGGCACCTTCGAGAGCGATGAAGAGGCCCGGCGCGTCGCCAAGGCGCTTTCAGCCTATGGCCGGATCGCCGTCGACCACACCGAATTCGATGGCAAGACCTGGTATTCGGTCGACCTCTATCCGAACAAGGCGACCTCGCTTGACGCGGCGCTGAAGGCGGCATGGTCGCATGGCGCGCCCGACGCCTTCGCCGTTCACGATTAG
- a CDS encoding efflux RND transporter permease subunit: MNFTDIFIRRPVLAMVVSLAILVLGLRAIGSLPVLQYPRTENTVVTVTTTYYGADPDVIAGFIATPLENAIAQANGIDYMSSTSQSGVNIITIYLRLNYDADKALTEISTKVASVINQLPSGTQQPVLSVKVGQTIDAMYMGFDSEVLPRNKITDYLARVVQPKLQAVPGVQTAEILGGQNFALRAWLDPAKLAAFGLTATDVSNALMQNDYIAGLGATKGQMVQVNLTASTSLHTAEQFADLVIKQVNGAVVRLKDVANVTLGADDYESQVGFDGKQAVYIGIQVAPGANLLDVIAGVRKEFPGIQEQQPEGLRGQIVYDSTDFVNSSISEVIWTLGEALIIVTLVIFAFLGSLRSVLIPTVAIPLSLIGAFVLMLALGFSINLLTLLALVLAIGLVVDDAIIVVENVNRHLDEGLQPMPAAIMAARELGGPIIAMTVVLIAVYVPIGFQGGLTGALFTEFAFTLVGAVTVSAIVALTLSPMMCSRILKPRNRKNPGVQQRLSDFIDRSFERVCNRYERWLGGSLNYLSVTMTFAFIVLGSIYFLYAGAKSELAPQEDQGVIIASSTAAPNATLQQKLLYTRQVYQTFAQHPETAHVFQIDAPGVAIGGMVFTPWDQRTQTTNQLQPVVQNELNKIAGARVAAFQLPPLPGGQGLPIQFVLATTEPFSRLNEVAQTFLQDALKSGMFIFLDTDLKIDNPQSVVQIDRDKAAQLGLKMSDVGAALGSMLGGGYVNYFSLDNRSYKVIPQVQQRSRLNTEQLMNYYVGTVNGVPIPLSSVATITTKTIPESINHFQQLNSAVIQGVAMPGVAQADALKFLQDLAKRTLPQGYSVDYGGLSRQYIQESSGFITTFGFALIIIYLALAALFESFRDPIIILVSVPMSIAGALIFISVGIGGASLNIYTEVGLVTLMGLISKHGILIVEFANALQQEGKTKREAIEQACGIRLRPILMTTAAMVLGVIPLIIATGAGAVSRFNMGLVIASGLSIGTLFTLFVVPAVYMLIAADHSKHAEAGEAVEAS; encoded by the coding sequence CCTGGTGCTGGGCCTGAGGGCCATAGGCTCGCTGCCGGTCCTGCAATATCCCCGCACGGAGAACACCGTCGTCACCGTCACCACGACCTATTACGGCGCCGACCCCGATGTGATCGCCGGCTTCATCGCCACACCGCTGGAGAACGCCATCGCCCAGGCGAACGGCATCGACTACATGAGCTCGACCAGCCAATCCGGCGTCAACATCATCACCATCTATCTCCGCCTCAACTACGATGCCGACAAGGCGCTGACCGAAATCAGCACCAAGGTCGCATCCGTCATCAACCAGCTGCCGTCAGGCACGCAGCAGCCGGTGCTGAGCGTCAAGGTCGGCCAGACCATCGACGCCATGTATATGGGCTTCGACAGCGAGGTGCTGCCGCGCAACAAGATCACCGACTATCTGGCCCGCGTGGTGCAGCCAAAGCTGCAGGCGGTGCCGGGGGTGCAGACGGCGGAAATCCTCGGCGGCCAGAATTTCGCGCTGCGCGCCTGGCTCGATCCGGCAAAGCTTGCCGCCTTCGGCCTTACGGCAACCGACGTTTCCAACGCGCTCATGCAGAACGACTATATTGCCGGCCTTGGCGCCACCAAGGGCCAGATGGTGCAGGTCAACCTGACCGCCTCCACCAGCCTGCATACGGCTGAACAATTCGCCGACCTGGTGATCAAGCAGGTGAATGGCGCGGTGGTGCGGCTGAAGGACGTGGCCAATGTCACGCTCGGGGCCGACGATTATGAATCGCAGGTGGGGTTCGACGGCAAGCAGGCGGTCTATATCGGCATCCAGGTTGCGCCGGGGGCCAACCTGCTCGATGTCATCGCCGGCGTCCGCAAGGAGTTTCCCGGCATCCAGGAGCAGCAGCCGGAAGGCCTGCGCGGCCAGATCGTCTATGATTCCACCGATTTCGTGAACAGCTCGATCAGCGAGGTGATCTGGACGCTCGGCGAGGCACTGATCATCGTCACGCTGGTCATTTTTGCGTTCCTGGGATCGCTGCGTTCGGTGCTGATTCCGACTGTCGCCATACCGCTGTCGCTGATCGGCGCCTTCGTGCTGATGCTGGCGCTCGGGTTTTCCATCAACCTGCTGACGCTGCTCGCCCTGGTGCTGGCCATCGGCCTGGTCGTCGACGACGCCATCATCGTGGTCGAAAACGTCAACCGACATCTGGATGAGGGGTTGCAGCCCATGCCGGCTGCGATCATGGCGGCACGGGAGCTGGGCGGACCGATCATCGCCATGACGGTCGTGCTGATCGCTGTCTATGTGCCGATCGGCTTCCAGGGCGGCCTGACCGGTGCACTGTTCACCGAATTCGCCTTCACGCTGGTCGGCGCGGTGACCGTGTCGGCCATTGTCGCACTGACGCTGTCTCCGATGATGTGTTCGCGCATCCTCAAGCCACGCAACCGCAAAAATCCGGGGGTGCAGCAGCGCCTGTCGGATTTCATCGACCGCAGTTTCGAACGCGTCTGCAACAGATACGAGCGCTGGCTGGGCGGCAGCCTGAACTATCTTTCCGTCACCATGACCTTTGCGTTCATAGTGCTCGGCAGCATCTATTTCCTCTATGCCGGGGCCAAGAGCGAATTGGCTCCACAGGAAGACCAGGGCGTCATCATCGCCTCGTCGACGGCGGCGCCGAACGCCACGCTACAGCAGAAGCTGCTCTACACCCGACAGGTCTACCAGACATTCGCGCAACACCCTGAGACTGCGCATGTGTTTCAGATCGACGCGCCGGGCGTCGCCATTGGCGGCATGGTGTTCACGCCCTGGGATCAGCGCACCCAGACGACGAACCAGCTGCAGCCGGTGGTGCAGAACGAACTCAACAAGATTGCCGGCGCCCGGGTGGCGGCGTTCCAGCTGCCGCCGCTGCCGGGCGGGCAGGGGTTGCCCATTCAGTTCGTGCTGGCCACCACCGAGCCGTTCAGCCGCCTCAATGAGGTCGCACAGACTTTTCTCCAGGACGCGCTGAAGAGCGGCATGTTCATCTTCCTCGACACCGACCTTAAGATCGATAATCCGCAGTCGGTCGTGCAGATCGATCGCGACAAGGCTGCCCAGCTTGGCCTGAAGATGAGCGACGTTGGTGCAGCGCTCGGCTCGATGCTGGGCGGCGGCTATGTCAATTATTTCAGCCTCGACAACCGCTCCTACAAGGTCATCCCGCAGGTCCAGCAGCGCAGCCGGCTCAACACCGAGCAACTGATGAACTACTATGTCGGCACGGTGAACGGCGTTCCGATCCCGCTGTCGTCGGTCGCGACCATCACCACCAAGACCATTCCGGAATCGATCAACCATTTCCAGCAGCTGAACAGCGCCGTCATACAGGGCGTGGCCATGCCCGGCGTTGCCCAGGCGGACGCCCTGAAATTCCTGCAGGATTTGGCCAAGCGCACGCTGCCGCAGGGCTATTCGGTCGATTATGGCGGCCTGTCGCGGCAATACATTCAGGAATCGTCCGGGTTTATCACGACGTTCGGATTTGCCCTCATCATCATCTATCTCGCGCTTGCGGCACTGTTCGAGAGCTTCCGCGACCCCATCATCATCCTGGTGTCGGTGCCGATGTCGATTGCCGGCGCGCTCATCTTCATCAGCGTCGGCATCGGCGGCGCCAGTCTCAACATCTACACCGAGGTCGGGCTGGTGACGCTGATGGGGCTGATCAGCAAGCACGGCATACTGATCGTCGAGTTCGCCAATGCGCTGCAGCAGGAGGGCAAGACCAAGCGCGAGGCGATCGAACAGGCCTGCGGCATCCGGTTGCGGCCTATCCTGATGACCACGGCCGCCATGGTGCTGGGCGTGATCCCGCTGATCATCGCCACGGGCGCCGGAGCCGTGTCGCGCTTCAACATGGGGCTGGTGATCGCAAGTGGGCTCTCCATCGGCACGCTGTTCACGCTGTTCGTGGTGCCGGCGGTCTATATGCTGATCGCCGCCGACCATTCGAAACACGCCGAGGCAGGGGAGGCCGTAGAGGCCAGCTGA
- a CDS encoding TatD family hydrolase, with the protein MLVDSHCHLDFPDFAEERAAIVARAKAAGVERMVTISTRVKRFAQIIAIAEEFDEVFCSVGTHPHNADEELDVTSDELVRLSQHPKVVAIGEAGLDYFYDKAPREAQARGLRTHIAAARETGLPLVIHARSADEDMAAILTEETGKGAFPFILHCFSSGADLARVGVELGGYVSFSGIVTFKNSAELRDIARQVPHDRLLVETDAPYLAPIPFRGKRNEPAYVANTAAVLGETIGVSAQEIADITTANFFRLFTKMPRPA; encoded by the coding sequence ATGCTTGTCGACAGTCATTGCCACCTCGATTTTCCCGACTTCGCCGAGGAGCGCGCGGCCATTGTCGCGCGCGCCAAGGCAGCAGGTGTCGAGCGCATGGTCACCATCTCGACGCGGGTGAAGCGCTTTGCGCAAATCATTGCTATCGCTGAAGAATTCGACGAAGTCTTTTGCTCGGTCGGCACCCATCCGCACAATGCCGATGAAGAACTCGACGTGACTTCGGACGAACTCGTTCGTCTGTCGCAGCACCCGAAGGTGGTGGCGATCGGCGAGGCGGGGCTCGACTATTTCTACGACAAGGCGCCTCGCGAGGCCCAGGCCAGGGGCCTGCGCACGCACATCGCGGCTGCCCGCGAGACGGGATTGCCGCTGGTGATCCATGCCCGTAGCGCCGATGAGGACATGGCTGCGATCCTGACCGAAGAGACGGGGAAGGGCGCCTTCCCCTTCATCCTGCACTGCTTCTCCTCGGGGGCGGATCTGGCGCGTGTCGGCGTCGAGCTTGGAGGCTATGTGTCCTTCTCTGGCATCGTGACCTTCAAGAACTCGGCCGAGTTGCGCGACATCGCCAGGCAGGTTCCGCACGATCGTCTCCTGGTCGAGACGGACGCGCCTTACCTTGCGCCCATCCCGTTCAGGGGAAAGCGCAACGAGCCGGCCTATGTCGCCAACACGGCCGCCGTGCTGGGCGAAACCATCGGTGTCAGCGCCCAAGAGATCGCCGACATCACCACGGCCAACTTCTTCCGGCTGTTTACCAAGATGCCAAGGCCGGCCTGA
- a CDS encoding isochorismatase family protein, which yields MIDVQRAFVTGADAVPDHARLLPTIAVLVEKARSAGAPVIFLQNDGADGMVDEPHQPGWALYFEPRPGEAVVRKTMDDGFEHTDLEDILTRAGVRDVAISGVLSEMCVAATARSAIERGYGVLLPHDAHATYDVPAGPGSDRVPAAMAARAAEWSLGDEIRICATASEVRFVAHAQGIAAATARGQDGVGS from the coding sequence GTGATCGACGTTCAGAGGGCCTTCGTGACCGGTGCGGATGCGGTGCCCGACCACGCCCGGCTGCTGCCTACGATCGCGGTTCTTGTCGAAAAGGCACGGTCGGCCGGGGCGCCGGTGATCTTTCTCCAGAATGACGGCGCCGACGGAATGGTCGACGAGCCACATCAGCCGGGCTGGGCCCTCTACTTCGAGCCAAGACCTGGAGAGGCGGTCGTGCGCAAGACAATGGACGACGGCTTCGAGCATACCGATCTCGAGGACATCCTGACCCGCGCAGGTGTGCGCGATGTCGCGATCTCGGGCGTGCTGTCTGAAATGTGCGTGGCGGCGACGGCCAGGTCCGCAATCGAACGCGGCTATGGCGTGCTCCTGCCGCACGATGCGCATGCCACCTACGACGTCCCTGCCGGGCCTGGGTCGGACAGGGTCCCCGCCGCCATGGCTGCGCGTGCTGCCGAATGGTCGCTCGGCGACGAAATCCGGATTTGTGCGACGGCAAGCGAGGTTCGCTTCGTGGCACATGCTCAAGGCATTGCTGCAGCGACTGCGCGAGGCCAGGACGGAGTGGGGAGCTAA
- the metG gene encoding methionine--tRNA ligase translates to MSREKFYITTAISYPNGKPHIGHAYELIATDALARFQRHDGKDVFFLTGTDEHGIKMLQTANREGITARELADRNSNEFKKMATLLNASNDDFIRTTEERHYAASQAIWKAMADRGDIYKSSYAGWYSVRDEAYYGEEETELRPDNVRYGPQGTPVEWVEEESYFFRLSAYQDKLLALYDSQPDFIGPNERRNEVASFVRSGLKDLSISRTTFDWGVPVPGDDKHVMYVWVDALTNYITALGYPDTSAEKWAYWPAVHIIGKDIVRFHAVYWPAFLMSAGIELPKRVFGHGFLFNRGEKMSKSLGNVVDPFSMVEHYGLDQVRYFLLREVPFGQDGSYSHEAIVNRTNADLANDLGNLAQRSLSMIGKNCNGVVPQRGELTDADKAILDQATAALATARKAMAEQGIHHALAAIFAVVAEANRYFAAQEPWALKKTDPARMETVLWTTAEVIRRVGIMCQPFIPASASKLLDLLDVNERDFVHVDEKHALVPGAALPAPQPVFPRYVEQATEG, encoded by the coding sequence ATGTCCCGCGAAAAATTCTACATCACGACCGCAATCTCTTATCCGAACGGCAAGCCCCATATCGGCCATGCCTATGAGTTGATCGCCACCGACGCACTCGCCCGCTTCCAGCGCCATGACGGCAAGGACGTCTTCTTCCTGACGGGCACCGACGAGCACGGCATCAAGATGCTGCAGACGGCCAATCGCGAGGGCATCACCGCTCGCGAACTGGCTGATCGTAACTCGAATGAATTCAAGAAGATGGCGACGCTTCTCAATGCGTCGAACGATGATTTCATCCGCACCACGGAAGAGCGCCACTACGCCGCCTCCCAGGCGATCTGGAAGGCGATGGCCGACAGGGGCGACATCTACAAGAGCAGCTATGCCGGCTGGTACTCGGTGCGCGACGAAGCCTATTACGGCGAGGAAGAGACCGAACTCCGTCCCGACAATGTTCGCTACGGGCCGCAGGGCACGCCGGTCGAATGGGTCGAGGAGGAGAGCTACTTTTTCCGTTTGTCGGCCTACCAGGACAAGCTGCTGGCGCTCTATGACAGCCAGCCCGACTTCATCGGCCCCAACGAGCGCCGTAACGAGGTGGCTAGCTTTGTCCGCTCCGGCCTGAAGGACCTGTCGATCTCGCGCACGACATTCGACTGGGGCGTGCCGGTGCCCGGTGACGACAAGCATGTCATGTATGTCTGGGTCGACGCGCTCACCAACTACATCACCGCTCTTGGCTATCCCGACACCAGCGCCGAGAAGTGGGCCTACTGGCCTGCCGTGCACATTATCGGCAAGGACATCGTGCGCTTCCATGCCGTCTACTGGCCGGCTTTCCTGATGTCGGCGGGCATCGAGTTGCCCAAGCGGGTGTTCGGCCACGGCTTCCTGTTCAACCGCGGCGAGAAGATGTCGAAGTCGCTTGGCAATGTCGTCGATCCGTTCAGCATGGTCGAGCATTACGGCCTCGACCAGGTGCGCTACTTCCTGCTGCGCGAGGTTCCGTTCGGCCAGGACGGCAGCTACAGCCATGAGGCGATCGTCAACCGCACCAATGCCGATCTCGCCAACGATCTCGGCAATTTGGCGCAGCGCTCGCTGTCGATGATCGGCAAGAACTGCAACGGCGTGGTGCCGCAGCGCGGCGAGCTGACCGACGCCGACAAGGCGATCCTCGACCAGGCCACTGCGGCGCTGGCGACGGCGCGCAAGGCGATGGCGGAGCAGGGGATCCATCATGCCCTCGCTGCGATCTTCGCCGTGGTGGCCGAGGCCAACCGCTACTTCGCGGCACAGGAGCCGTGGGCGCTGAAGAAGACCGATCCGGCGCGCATGGAGACAGTGTTGTGGACCACCGCCGAGGTGATCCGCCGCGTCGGCATCATGTGCCAGCCCTTCATCCCGGCATCGGCGTCCAAGCTGCTCGACCTGCTTGATGTGAACGAACGCGACTTCGTCCATGTCGACGAGAAGCATGCGCTGGTTCCGGGGGCGGCTCTGCCGGCGCCACAGCCGGTGTTCCCGCGCTATGTCGAACAGGCTACCGAAGGCTGA
- a CDS encoding D-alanyl-D-alanine carboxypeptidase family protein — protein MSAPAGAQLFETKAPQAYMIDAETGTVLFSKDPDKPISPASLAKLMTMEVVFNAVKSGRYSLDDTFAVSENAWRTGGAASRASTMFAAVRSQIRIEDLIKGVTVQLANDGCIILAEGMAGSEANFAQQMTERAREIGLEKSTFVNSTGLPAPGQTTSVRELAELGLHLWRTYPDFYQYYSLPEFTWNKILQRNRNPLIAMGFGADGLATGFTEGEGFAIVGSTNSGGRRLFAAMSGMASDRERSEEARKLLDWGMRAFEKTQIFAQDETVGEAQVFGGTKSHVQLVAQKPIAIFLPITNRERLVARVVYDGPISAPIDKGTPVGKLKVWIGDTLSQETPLYAAESVGVGSLQSRAFDAVKELAIGWLR, from the coding sequence ATGTCGGCTCCGGCAGGCGCGCAGCTGTTTGAGACCAAAGCGCCCCAAGCCTACATGATCGATGCCGAGACCGGCACCGTGCTGTTCTCCAAGGATCCCGACAAACCGATCTCGCCCGCGTCGCTGGCCAAGCTGATGACGATGGAAGTGGTGTTCAACGCGGTGAAGTCAGGCCGCTACAGCCTCGATGACACCTTTGCCGTCAGCGAGAACGCCTGGCGCACAGGTGGTGCTGCCTCCCGTGCCTCGACCATGTTTGCCGCGGTGCGCTCGCAAATCCGCATCGAGGACCTGATCAAGGGCGTGACGGTGCAGCTCGCCAATGACGGCTGCATCATCCTGGCCGAGGGCATGGCCGGGTCGGAGGCCAATTTCGCCCAGCAGATGACGGAGCGGGCGCGCGAGATCGGGTTGGAAAAATCGACCTTCGTCAATTCGACCGGCCTGCCGGCACCGGGCCAGACGACTTCGGTGCGCGAGCTTGCCGAACTCGGCCTGCACCTCTGGCGCACCTATCCCGATTTCTACCAGTATTATTCGCTGCCGGAGTTTACCTGGAACAAGATCCTGCAGCGCAACCGCAACCCGCTGATTGCCATGGGCTTCGGCGCCGACGGCCTGGCCACCGGCTTCACCGAGGGAGAGGGATTCGCCATCGTCGGCTCGACCAACAGCGGCGGCCGACGGCTGTTTGCGGCGATGTCGGGCATGGCCAGCGACCGCGAACGCTCGGAAGAAGCGCGCAAGCTGCTCGACTGGGGCATGCGCGCCTTCGAGAAGACCCAGATTTTTGCCCAGGACGAGACGGTCGGCGAGGCGCAGGTGTTCGGCGGCACCAAGTCGCATGTGCAGCTTGTGGCGCAGAAGCCCATCGCCATCTTCCTGCCCATCACCAACAGGGAGCGGCTGGTGGCGCGCGTCGTCTATGACGGGCCGATATCGGCGCCGATCGACAAGGGCACGCCCGTCGGCAAGCTGAAGGTGTGGATTGGCGACACGCTCAGCCAGGAGACGCCGCTCTACGCCGCCGAATCCGTCGGCGTCGGTTCGTTGCAGAGCAGGGCATTCGATGCGGTCAAGGAACTCGCCATAGGCTGGCTGCGATAG